A genomic window from Pantoea alhagi includes:
- a CDS encoding YciI family protein has protein sequence MLYVIYAEDNADSLEKRGAVRPAHLARLQLLRDEGRLIVAGPMPAVDSNEPGAAGFTGSTVIAEFPSLEAAQSWAEDDPYIAAGVYKQVAVKPFKRVF, from the coding sequence GTGCTGTATGTTATTTATGCTGAAGACAATGCCGATTCGCTGGAAAAGCGCGGCGCCGTTCGCCCGGCCCACCTTGCTCGTCTACAGCTACTGCGGGACGAAGGTCGTTTAATTGTGGCAGGCCCGATGCCTGCCGTTGACAGTAACGAACCGGGAGCGGCGGGTTTTACCGGCTCAACGGTGATCGCTGAGTTCCCCTCGCTGGAAGCCGCGCAGTCCTGGGCTGAGGACGATCCCTATATCGCCGCTGGCGTCTATAAACAGGTCGCAGTAAAGCCGTTTAAGCGGGTATTTTGA
- the cls gene encoding cardiolipin synthase, which yields MTTFYTLISWLLFFGYWLLIAGVTLRILMKRRAVTSAMAWLLIIYILPLVGIIAYLSFGELYLGKRRAERARTMWPSTARWLHDLKSCHSIFATEHSDVARSLFQLCENRQGIAGVKGNQLQLLTSTDDTMKALIRDIQLARHNIEMVFYIWHPGGLADDVAESLMAAARRGVHCRLMLDSAGSVTFFRSQWPAMMRNAGVDVVEALQVSLLRVFLRRMDLRQHRKVVLIDNYIAYTGSMNMVDPRYFKQDAGVGQWIDLMARMVGPVATTMGIIYSCDWEIETGKRILPPPPDTNVMPFEQESGHIIQVIASGPGFPEDMIHQALLTAVYSAREQLIMTTPYFVPSDDLLHAICTAALRGVDVSIIVPRHNDSLLVGWASRAFFTELLEAGVKIYQFEGGLLHTKSVLVDGQLSLIGTVNLDMRSLWLNFEITLVIDDDGFGSDLAHVQDDYIARSRLVDAKRWVRRPWWQRIVERLFYFFSPLL from the coding sequence ATGACCACGTTCTACACTCTGATTAGTTGGCTTTTATTTTTCGGCTACTGGTTACTGATCGCTGGCGTGACGCTGCGTATTCTGATGAAACGCCGGGCAGTAACGTCAGCGATGGCCTGGCTGTTGATTATCTATATTCTGCCGCTGGTGGGCATCATCGCTTATCTTTCCTTTGGCGAGCTCTATCTGGGCAAACGGCGTGCTGAGCGCGCGCGCACCATGTGGCCCTCTACGGCCCGCTGGCTGCATGACTTAAAAAGCTGTCACTCTATTTTCGCCACAGAACACAGCGATGTGGCACGCTCGCTGTTTCAGCTGTGTGAAAATCGTCAGGGCATTGCCGGTGTGAAAGGCAACCAGCTGCAGCTGCTGACCAGTACTGACGATACGATGAAAGCCCTGATCCGTGATATTCAGCTGGCGCGCCATAATATCGAGATGGTGTTTTATATCTGGCATCCCGGCGGCCTGGCAGACGACGTTGCCGAGTCGCTGATGGCGGCAGCGCGACGCGGCGTGCACTGTCGCCTGATGCTGGATTCAGCCGGCAGCGTCACCTTTTTCCGCAGCCAGTGGCCCGCGATGATGCGCAATGCCGGGGTTGACGTTGTGGAGGCGTTGCAGGTCAGCCTGCTGCGCGTTTTTCTGCGCCGTATGGATTTACGTCAGCACCGTAAAGTGGTGCTGATCGATAACTATATTGCCTATACCGGCAGCATGAATATGGTAGACCCGCGCTATTTCAAACAGGATGCGGGCGTGGGTCAGTGGATCGATTTAATGGCGCGTATGGTGGGCCCGGTAGCCACCACCATGGGCATCATCTACTCCTGTGACTGGGAGATTGAAACGGGCAAACGCATTTTGCCGCCGCCGCCGGATACTAACGTGATGCCCTTCGAACAGGAGAGCGGGCATATTATACAGGTGATCGCCTCTGGTCCCGGTTTCCCGGAGGATATGATCCATCAGGCGCTGTTGACAGCGGTCTATTCGGCGCGCGAACAACTGATTATGACCACGCCCTACTTTGTTCCCAGCGACGATTTATTACATGCTATCTGTACGGCGGCGCTGCGCGGCGTTGATGTCAGTATCATTGTGCCGCGTCATAATGACTCGTTGCTGGTTGGCTGGGCCAGTCGCGCTTTCTTTACTGAACTGCTGGAAGCCGGGGTAAAAATTTATCAGTTCGAAGGCGGCCTGCTGCATACCAAAAGCGTGCTGGTGGATGGGCAGCTTAGCCTGATTGGCACCGTTAACCTGGATATGCGCAGCCTGTGGCTGAATTTTGAAATTACGCTGGTGATTGACGACGACGGTTTTGGCAGCGATTTGGCGCACGTGCAGGATGATTATATCGCCCGCTCCCGTCTGGTGGATGCCAAACGCTGGGTGCGTCGCCCCTGGTGGCAGCGGATCGTTGAACGACTGTTTTACTTCTTTAGTCCGTTGCTGTAA
- a CDS encoding ABC transporter substrate-binding protein, with protein sequence MNSANPDYFGKAALIVLLALSVNARAASVPPTVELAQDQTIVINNGTEVASLDPHKTEGVPESDVITNLLEGLIATDNAGRLLPGVAQQWQQQNNVWTFTLRPDARWSNGDPVTAADFVYSWQRLVDPKTASPYASFLQYAHILNVDDIIAGRQPPSALGVKALDDHHLEVTLSQPVPYFTAMLEHTALKPVHRQTIEQWGDKWTRPEHYVGNGAYTLNSWVVNEKITLKRNPHYWDNAHTIIETAIFLPISSETSDVNRYRSGGIDITNSAIPPELFPLLKKELGAQVHVSPYLCTFYYELNNQRPPFNDARVRTAVKLTLDRQIIAEKIMGQGQIPAFGFTPPYINGAKFTAPAWFTQTQAERNATAKQLLAAAGYGAQKPLTFTLLYNTSDQNKKQAIAAASMWKKNLGANVTLQNQEWKTMLNTRHEGNYDVARATWCSDYNEPSSFLNMLLSDSSNNTGFYRSPAFDALMAKSLVADDAQRAVLYQQAEAQLDKDSALVPVYYRVSVRLVKPWVGGFTGKDTQDRQNIKNYYITKH encoded by the coding sequence ATGAATTCAGCAAATCCTGATTATTTTGGCAAAGCGGCACTCATTGTTCTCCTGGCTTTGTCTGTTAATGCCCGGGCAGCCAGCGTGCCGCCTACTGTAGAGTTAGCTCAGGATCAAACCATTGTTATTAATAACGGTACCGAAGTCGCCTCGCTGGACCCGCATAAAACCGAAGGTGTGCCGGAAAGCGATGTCATAACTAATTTGCTGGAAGGATTGATTGCAACTGATAATGCCGGTCGTCTGCTGCCTGGTGTTGCGCAGCAATGGCAGCAGCAAAATAATGTCTGGACCTTCACCCTGAGGCCGGATGCCCGCTGGAGCAATGGCGACCCGGTAACGGCCGCCGATTTTGTCTACAGCTGGCAACGGCTGGTGGATCCCAAAACGGCTTCTCCCTACGCCAGTTTTTTGCAGTACGCACATATTCTGAACGTCGATGACATTATTGCAGGCAGGCAACCTCCCTCGGCGCTGGGCGTAAAAGCGCTGGACGATCATCACCTGGAGGTTACGCTAAGTCAGCCGGTGCCTTACTTTACGGCGATGCTGGAACATACCGCGTTAAAACCGGTTCATCGCCAGACCATTGAGCAGTGGGGGGACAAATGGACCCGTCCGGAGCATTATGTCGGCAACGGCGCCTATACGCTGAACAGCTGGGTGGTTAACGAGAAAATTACGCTGAAGCGCAACCCACATTATTGGGATAATGCGCATACGATTATTGAAACAGCGATTTTCTTGCCGATCAGCTCGGAAACCAGCGACGTCAACCGCTATCGTAGCGGCGGTATCGATATTACCAACAGCGCGATCCCTCCCGAACTTTTTCCTTTGCTCAAGAAAGAACTGGGCGCTCAGGTGCATGTCAGCCCTTATCTCTGCACTTTTTATTATGAGTTGAATAACCAGCGTCCGCCGTTTAATGATGCGCGGGTGCGTACGGCGGTGAAATTAACCCTGGATCGCCAAATCATCGCTGAAAAAATCATGGGGCAAGGGCAAATTCCCGCCTTTGGCTTTACGCCGCCCTATATTAACGGGGCTAAATTTACCGCGCCGGCCTGGTTTACTCAGACGCAGGCAGAACGCAACGCCACAGCAAAACAGCTGCTGGCTGCGGCGGGCTACGGCGCGCAAAAGCCGCTGACCTTTACGCTGCTCTATAACACCTCCGATCAAAATAAAAAGCAGGCTATCGCTGCCGCCTCAATGTGGAAAAAAAATCTTGGCGCTAACGTCACGCTGCAAAATCAGGAATGGAAAACCATGCTGAATACGCGGCATGAGGGAAATTATGACGTAGCGCGCGCCACCTGGTGTTCCGACTATAACGAGCCTTCCTCTTTTCTGAATATGCTGCTGAGCGACTCTTCGAATAATACCGGTTTTTATCGTAGCCCGGCATTTGATGCATTGATGGCGAAATCGCTGGTGGCCGACGATGCGCAGCGCGCCGTGTTATATCAACAGGCGGAAGCGCAGCTGGATAAAGATTCAGCGCTGGTGCCGGTCTATTACCGCGTCAGCGTGCGACTGGTGAAGCCCTGGGTAGGCGGCTTTACCGGCAAAGATACGCAGGACCGACAGAACATTAAGAATTACTACATCACCAAACATTAA
- the oppB gene encoding oligopeptide ABC transporter permease OppB, whose product MLKFILRRCLEAIPTLFILVTISFFMMRLAPGSPFTGERALTPEVMANIEAKYHLNDPMWKQYVDYLNQLAHGDFGPSFKYKDYTVNDLVAGSFPVSAKLGAAAFIFAVLLGVTAGVIAALNQNSKWDYVVMGVAMTGIVIPSFVVAPLLVLIFSITLKWLPGGGWNGGALKFMILPMVALSLAYIASIARITRGSMIEVMHSNFIRTARAKGLPTRRIVLRHALKPALLPVLSYLGPAFVGIITGSMVIETIYGLPGIGQLFVNGALNRDYSLVLSLTILVGTLTIVFNAIVDVLYAVIDPKIRY is encoded by the coding sequence ATGTTAAAGTTCATCCTGCGTCGCTGCCTTGAAGCAATTCCGACGCTATTTATTCTGGTTACTATCTCTTTCTTTATGATGCGCCTGGCGCCCGGTAGTCCCTTTACCGGTGAACGTGCCTTAACGCCGGAAGTAATGGCGAATATCGAAGCGAAATATCATTTAAACGATCCGATGTGGAAGCAGTACGTCGATTACCTTAACCAACTGGCGCACGGCGATTTCGGTCCCTCGTTTAAATATAAGGATTATACCGTTAACGATTTAGTGGCCGGCTCGTTCCCGGTTTCCGCGAAGCTCGGCGCAGCGGCCTTTATTTTTGCCGTGCTGCTGGGGGTAACGGCAGGCGTTATCGCTGCGTTAAATCAAAACAGTAAATGGGATTATGTCGTCATGGGGGTGGCGATGACCGGCATAGTTATTCCCAGTTTTGTTGTCGCGCCGCTGCTGGTATTAATCTTTTCTATTACTCTGAAATGGTTGCCCGGCGGTGGCTGGAACGGCGGGGCGCTGAAATTTATGATCCTGCCGATGGTGGCGCTGTCACTGGCCTATATCGCCAGCATTGCGCGTATTACCCGTGGCTCAATGATCGAGGTCATGCACTCTAACTTTATTCGTACCGCGCGTGCGAAAGGATTACCGACGCGGCGTATTGTGTTACGTCACGCCTTAAAGCCTGCGCTGTTGCCGGTGCTTTCTTATCTTGGCCCCGCTTTTGTTGGCATTATTACCGGCTCGATGGTTATTGAAACTATTTACGGGCTACCGGGAATTGGTCAGCTGTTTGTTAATGGCGCGCTGAACCGTGACTATTCACTGGTACTGAGCCTGACGATTTTAGTCGGCACGCTGACCATTGTTTTTAACGCCATCGTTGACGTGCTGTATGCCGTTATCGATCCAAAAATTCGTTATTAA
- the oppF gene encoding murein tripeptide/oligopeptide ABC transporter ATP binding protein OppF translates to MNAVAEKKVLLEIADLKVHFDIKDGKQWFWQPSKTLKAVDGVSLRLYEGETLGVVGESGCGKSTLARAIIGLVKATEGRVAWLGRDLIGQSDEEWRKARSDIQMIFQDPLASLNPRMNIGDIIAEPLRTYHPNMPRQEIKDRVKAMMMKVGLLPNLINRYPHEFSGGQCQRIGIARALILEPKLIICDEPVSALDVSIQAQVVNLLQQLQREMGLSLIFIAHDLAVVKHISDRVLVMYLGHAVELGTWSEVYNNPQHPYTRALMSAVPIPDPDRERNKTIQLLEGDLPSPINPPSGCVFRTRCPIAGPECAKTRPLLEGSFRHAVSCLKVDPL, encoded by the coding sequence ATGAATGCCGTAGCTGAGAAAAAAGTCCTGCTTGAAATCGCCGACCTTAAAGTGCATTTCGATATAAAAGATGGCAAACAGTGGTTCTGGCAGCCGTCGAAAACCCTGAAGGCGGTAGATGGCGTCAGCCTGCGTCTGTATGAGGGAGAGACGCTGGGCGTGGTTGGCGAATCAGGCTGCGGCAAATCAACGCTGGCGCGCGCCATTATCGGCCTGGTCAAGGCGACTGAGGGCCGCGTCGCCTGGCTGGGCCGCGATCTGATTGGTCAAAGCGACGAAGAGTGGCGCAAGGCGCGCAGCGATATTCAGATGATTTTTCAGGATCCGCTGGCCTCGCTGAACCCACGCATGAATATCGGCGATATTATCGCTGAGCCGCTGCGAACCTATCATCCCAATATGCCGCGTCAGGAAATAAAAGATCGTGTGAAGGCGATGATGATGAAAGTCGGGCTGCTGCCGAACCTGATTAACCGTTATCCGCATGAGTTTTCCGGCGGTCAGTGTCAGCGTATCGGTATTGCCCGCGCGCTGATTCTGGAGCCGAAACTGATCATTTGCGATGAGCCAGTATCGGCGCTGGATGTTTCGATTCAGGCGCAGGTAGTTAATCTGTTACAGCAGTTACAGCGTGAAATGGGGCTTTCACTAATCTTTATCGCTCACGATCTGGCGGTGGTAAAACATATTTCCGATCGCGTGCTGGTGATGTATCTGGGACATGCGGTAGAGCTGGGAACCTGGAGCGAGGTCTATAACAATCCGCAGCATCCTTATACCCGCGCGCTGATGTCTGCCGTACCGATCCCCGATCCCGATCGGGAGAGAAATAAAACTATTCAGCTGCTGGAGGGCGATCTGCCATCGCCGATTAATCCGCCATCGGGCTGCGTGTTCCGTACCCGTTGCCCGATTGCCGGACCCGAATGCGCGAAAACCCGCCCGCTGCTGGAGGGGAGTTTTCGCCATGCGGTTTCCTGCCTGAAGGTTGATCCGCTATAG
- a CDS encoding HI1450 family dsDNA-mimic protein, which translates to MDLNNRLTEDETLEQAYDIFLELAGDNLDPADIILFNLQFEERGGAELFDPSEDWREHVDYDLNPDFFAEVVIGLGEAEGEPVTDVFARVLLCREKDHKLCHILWRE; encoded by the coding sequence ATGGACTTAAATAACCGTCTTACTGAAGATGAAACGCTGGAACAGGCTTACGATATTTTTCTTGAGCTGGCGGGTGATAACCTCGATCCGGCGGATATCATTCTGTTTAACTTGCAGTTTGAAGAGCGCGGCGGCGCGGAGCTGTTTGATCCCTCGGAAGACTGGCGCGAGCATGTCGATTACGATCTGAATCCCGACTTTTTCGCCGAGGTGGTGATTGGTCTTGGCGAAGCGGAAGGCGAACCGGTAACCGACGTCTTTGCCCGCGTTCTGTTGTGCCGTGAGAAAGATCATAAGCTGTGCCATATTTTATGGCGTGAATAA
- a CDS encoding ABC transporter ATP-binding protein: MSTIEVQPAMAKNAGSDLLLDVKDLRVTFSTPDGDVTAVNDLNFSLRAGETLGIVGESGSGKSQTAFALMGLLASNGRIEGSARFNGREILNLPEKQLNALRAEQVAMIFQDPMTSLNPYLRVGDQLMEVLQLHKGMSKAQAFEESVRMLDAVKMPEARKRMKMYPHEFSGGMRQRVMIAMALLCRPKLLIADEPTTALDVTVQAQIMTLLNELKREFNTAIIMITHDLGVVAGICNKVLVMYAGRTMEYGSARDVFYHPAHPYALGLLNAVPRLDTEGESLLTIPGNPPNLLRLPKGCPFQPRCPYAMEICAAAPPLEAFGEGRLRACFKPVEELV, encoded by the coding sequence ATGAGTACTATTGAGGTTCAGCCAGCGATGGCGAAAAACGCGGGAAGCGACTTACTGCTCGACGTGAAGGATTTACGCGTCACCTTTTCTACCCCGGACGGCGATGTCACGGCGGTGAATGATCTTAACTTCAGCCTGCGGGCCGGTGAAACGTTAGGGATTGTCGGCGAATCCGGCTCCGGTAAATCACAAACCGCTTTTGCCCTGATGGGCCTGCTGGCCAGTAACGGACGCATCGAAGGCTCCGCGCGTTTTAACGGTCGTGAAATCCTTAACCTGCCGGAGAAGCAGCTTAACGCGCTGCGGGCGGAGCAGGTGGCGATGATTTTCCAGGATCCGATGACCTCGCTGAATCCCTATCTGCGCGTCGGCGATCAGCTGATGGAAGTATTACAGCTGCATAAAGGAATGAGCAAAGCGCAGGCGTTTGAAGAGTCGGTACGGATGCTGGATGCGGTAAAAATGCCGGAAGCGCGCAAGCGCATGAAAATGTACCCGCATGAGTTTTCTGGCGGCATGCGCCAGCGCGTAATGATTGCCATGGCGCTGCTTTGCCGGCCCAAACTGCTGATTGCCGATGAGCCGACCACCGCGCTTGATGTGACGGTGCAGGCGCAAATCATGACGCTGCTGAATGAGCTGAAGCGCGAATTCAATACCGCCATCATTATGATCACGCACGACCTGGGAGTCGTGGCGGGTATCTGTAATAAGGTCCTGGTGATGTACGCCGGACGCACCATGGAATATGGCAGCGCGCGCGACGTCTTTTATCATCCGGCGCATCCTTACGCGCTGGGGCTGCTGAACGCGGTGCCGCGTCTGGATACGGAAGGGGAATCGCTGCTGACCATACCGGGCAATCCGCCGAATCTGCTGCGTCTGCCGAAAGGGTGTCCGTTTCAGCCCCGTTGCCCCTATGCGATGGAAATCTGCGCCGCCGCGCCGCCGCTGGAAGCCTTTGGCGAGGGACGTTTGCGCGCCTGCTTTAAGCCGGTGGAGGAATTAGTATGA
- a CDS encoding YchE family NAAT transporter: MNTLALDLSGYIKFFVGLFALVNPIGIIPVFISMTSYQPVAERNRTNLTANLAVAIILWTSLFLGDAILHIFGISIDSFRIAGGILVVTIAMSMISGKLGEDKQNKQEKSETAVRESIGVVPLALPLMAGPGAISSTIVWSTRYHSWVNLLAFSIAIALFAFCCWLLFRAAPVMVRVLGQTGINVITRIMGLLLMALGIEFIVTGLRASFPGLLN, encoded by the coding sequence GTGAATACCCTTGCACTGGATCTGTCCGGCTATATTAAATTTTTTGTTGGCCTGTTTGCGCTGGTGAACCCCATCGGGATTATTCCTGTTTTTATTAGCATGACCAGCTACCAGCCGGTGGCCGAAAGAAACAGAACCAACCTGACGGCGAACCTTGCTGTGGCGATTATCCTCTGGACATCGCTGTTTCTGGGTGATGCCATTCTGCATATCTTTGGTATCTCTATCGACTCTTTCCGTATTGCAGGCGGCATCCTGGTGGTGACCATTGCCATGTCGATGATTAGCGGTAAGCTGGGCGAAGATAAGCAAAATAAACAGGAGAAATCAGAAACGGCGGTACGCGAAAGCATTGGCGTTGTGCCGCTGGCATTGCCATTAATGGCTGGCCCGGGGGCCATTAGCTCAACTATCGTCTGGAGCACGCGTTATCACAGTTGGGTAAACCTGCTGGCCTTTAGCATCGCCATTGCGCTATTTGCCTTTTGCTGTTGGCTTTTGTTTCGCGCCGCGCCGGTTATGGTGCGCGTGCTGGGCCAAACCGGCATCAACGTTATTACCCGTATCATGGGGTTATTACTTATGGCATTGGGCATAGAATTTATTGTTACTGGCCTTAGAGCAAGCTTCCCTGGCTTGCTTAATTAA
- the oppC gene encoding oligopeptide ABC transporter permease OppC, whose protein sequence is MILSKKNSEALDTFSEKLEVEGRSLWQDARRRFIHNRAALASLFILLLIALFVIIAPWVSPFAYDDTDWAMMSAAPDMESGHYFGTDSSGRDLLVRVAIGGRISLMVGIAAALVAVVVGTLYGTLAGYLGGKTDSVMMRLLEILNSFPFMFFVILLVTFFGQNILLIFVAIGMVSWLDMARIVRGQTLSLKRKEYIEAAQVGGVSTIKIVLRHIVPNVLGVVVVYASLLVPGMILFESFLSFLGLGTQEPLSSWGALLSDGANSMEVSPWLLLYPAGFLVITLFCFNFIGDGLRDALDPKDR, encoded by the coding sequence ATGATTTTAAGTAAGAAAAATAGCGAAGCTCTTGATACGTTCAGTGAAAAGCTGGAAGTGGAAGGGCGCAGTTTGTGGCAGGACGCGCGTCGTCGTTTTATACATAACCGTGCGGCGTTGGCCAGCCTGTTTATTTTACTGCTGATCGCGCTTTTTGTGATTATTGCCCCCTGGGTCTCGCCCTTTGCCTATGATGATACCGACTGGGCGATGATGTCTGCCGCGCCAGATATGGAATCGGGCCACTATTTCGGCACTGACTCTTCCGGACGCGATCTGCTGGTGCGCGTGGCGATTGGCGGGCGCATCTCGCTGATGGTTGGCATTGCCGCCGCGCTGGTGGCGGTAGTGGTTGGCACCCTGTACGGCACGCTGGCGGGCTATCTGGGCGGAAAAACCGATTCCGTTATGATGCGCCTGCTGGAAATCCTTAACTCCTTTCCCTTTATGTTCTTTGTGATCCTGCTGGTGACCTTTTTCGGGCAAAACATCCTGCTGATCTTTGTCGCCATCGGCATGGTCTCCTGGCTGGATATGGCGCGTATTGTGCGCGGCCAGACGTTAAGCCTGAAGCGAAAGGAATATATTGAAGCAGCCCAGGTTGGCGGCGTCTCGACAATCAAGATTGTGCTGCGCCATATCGTGCCGAACGTGCTGGGCGTGGTGGTGGTCTACGCCTCCTTACTGGTGCCGGGCATGATCCTGTTTGAGTCATTCCTTAGCTTTCTGGGACTGGGTACGCAGGAGCCGCTCAGCAGCTGGGGTGCCTTACTGAGCGACGGTGCCAACTCAATGGAAGTGTCGCCCTGGCTGCTGCTTTATCCGGCGGGGTTTCTGGTGATTACGCTGTTTTGTTTTAACTTTATCGGCGATGGCCTGCGTGATGCCCTCGACCCGAAAGATCGTTAA
- a CDS encoding YciY family protein, which produces MKRSRNEVARWRMLRQAQRKKARWLEGQSRRYRRIHAIRHQLAQQQRRSVLFINYFW; this is translated from the coding sequence ATGAAGCGAAGCAGGAATGAAGTCGCTCGCTGGCGTATGTTGCGTCAGGCTCAGCGTAAAAAGGCGCGCTGGCTGGAAGGGCAGTCGCGACGTTATCGACGTATTCATGCTATTCGCCATCAGCTGGCGCAGCAGCAACGCCGTTCAGTGCTGTTTATCAACTATTTCTGGTAA
- the oppA gene encoding oligopeptide ABC transporter substrate-binding protein OppA codes for MTNITKKSLAALGVMAALGALTVNSALAANVPAGVQLAEKQELIRGNGAELQSLDPHKVEGTPEAYVSRDLYEGLAINDADGKIQPGVAESWESKEGGKVWIFHLRKNVKWSNGEPLTANDFVYSWRRLADPKTASPYASYLQYGHLLNVDDIIAGKKAPDTLGIKAVDDHTLEVTLSEAVPYFYKLIIHHSMSPVYKPVIEKFGDKWTQPENFVGNGAFKVKEWVINERLVVERNPQYWDNAHTVLNKVTFLPISSEVTDTNRYRSGGSDMTYNYLPIELYQKLKKEIPQEIHADPYLCTYYYEINNQKPPFNDPRVRTALKLGIDRDIIVNKVKAQGEDPAWSYTPPFTDGITLTKPEWMSWTQQKRNEEAKKLLAEAGYTADKPLSFSLLYNTSDLHKKLAIAAASIWKKNLGVDVKLQNQEWKTFLDTRHQGNFDVARAAWCADYNEPTSFLNTMLSNSSNNTSHYKSAEFDKLLAQALSAKDEATRSQIYAEAEKVLDKDSVIVPIYYYKNLRLVKPYVGGYTGKDPLDNSHDKDLYIIKH; via the coding sequence ATGACCAACATCACAAAAAAAAGCCTGGCGGCACTGGGCGTTATGGCAGCGCTGGGCGCATTAACCGTGAACAGCGCGCTGGCAGCCAATGTGCCGGCAGGGGTGCAGCTGGCGGAGAAACAGGAGCTGATCAGAGGCAACGGCGCCGAGCTGCAGTCGCTCGATCCCCACAAAGTCGAAGGCACGCCGGAAGCCTATGTGAGCCGCGATCTGTATGAAGGGCTGGCGATTAACGACGCCGACGGCAAAATTCAACCTGGCGTGGCGGAAAGCTGGGAAAGCAAAGAGGGCGGTAAGGTCTGGATCTTCCATCTGCGTAAAAATGTGAAATGGTCCAACGGCGAGCCGCTAACCGCCAATGATTTTGTTTATAGCTGGCGTCGTCTGGCCGATCCGAAAACCGCCTCGCCCTATGCCAGCTATCTGCAGTACGGCCACCTGCTAAACGTAGATGATATTATTGCAGGTAAAAAAGCGCCGGATACCCTTGGGATTAAAGCGGTTGATGACCATACGCTGGAGGTTACGCTGAGCGAAGCGGTGCCTTATTTTTACAAGCTGATTATTCATCATTCAATGTCGCCGGTGTATAAACCCGTTATCGAAAAATTTGGCGATAAGTGGACGCAGCCGGAAAACTTCGTCGGCAACGGCGCGTTTAAGGTTAAAGAGTGGGTGATTAACGAACGCCTGGTTGTAGAGCGTAACCCGCAATACTGGGATAACGCCCATACCGTACTGAATAAAGTCACCTTCCTGCCCATTTCTTCAGAAGTGACCGATACAAACCGCTATCGCAGCGGCGGCAGCGATATGACCTATAACTATCTGCCGATTGAGCTGTATCAGAAGCTGAAAAAAGAGATCCCGCAGGAGATCCATGCCGACCCGTATCTCTGCACCTATTATTATGAAATTAATAACCAGAAACCGCCGTTTAACGATCCGCGCGTGCGTACCGCGCTGAAGCTGGGTATCGATCGCGATATCATCGTGAATAAAGTAAAAGCGCAGGGCGAAGACCCCGCCTGGAGCTATACGCCGCCATTTACTGACGGCATCACTCTGACCAAACCGGAATGGATGAGCTGGACCCAGCAGAAACGCAATGAAGAAGCGAAAAAGCTGCTGGCCGAAGCGGGCTATACCGCCGATAAACCGCTGTCGTTCAGCCTGCTGTATAACACTTCCGATCTGCATAAAAAGCTGGCCATTGCCGCCGCCTCGATCTGGAAGAAAAACCTGGGCGTTGATGTGAAGCTGCAAAACCAGGAGTGGAAGACCTTCCTTGATACGCGTCACCAGGGCAACTTTGATGTCGCGCGCGCCGCCTGGTGTGCCGATTACAACGAACCCACCAGCTTTCTGAATACCATGCTCTCAAACAGCAGCAATAATACCTCGCACTATAAAAGCGCTGAGTTCGATAAGCTGCTGGCGCAGGCGCTGAGCGCGAAGGATGAGGCTACGCGGAGCCAGATTTACGCCGAAGCGGAGAAGGTGCTGGATAAAGATTCCGTTATTGTGCCGATCTACTACTACAAAAACCTGCGTCTGGTGAAACCGTACGTCGGCGGCTATACCGGCAAAGATCCGCTGGATAACTCGCACGATAAAGATCTCTATATCATCAAACATTAA